From the genome of Phreatobacter cathodiphilus, one region includes:
- a CDS encoding four-helix bundle copper-binding protein, whose product MHSGQTEAMTTCIGDCLACYRTCLSSAMGHCLEAGGKHVEKAHFTLMMACAEICRTSAHFMLIGTPHHKHTCAECAEICTECADDCERLGGMDDCVAACRRCAESCRRMASTH is encoded by the coding sequence ATGCATTCCGGACAGACCGAAGCCATGACAACCTGCATCGGGGATTGTCTCGCCTGCTACAGGACCTGCTTGTCCTCGGCCATGGGCCATTGCCTGGAGGCGGGTGGCAAACACGTCGAGAAAGCCCATTTCACGCTGATGATGGCGTGCGCCGAGATCTGCCGCACCTCCGCTCACTTCATGCTGATCGGCACGCCGCATCACAAGCATACCTGCGCCGAATGCGCGGAGATCTGCACCGAGTGCGCCGATGACTGCGAGCGGTTGGGCGGCATGGACGATTGTGTCGCGGCCTGCCGGCGCTGTGCGGAGAGCTGCCGTCGGATGGCGTCCACCCATTGA
- a CDS encoding RNA-binding S4 domain-containing protein encodes MGEAGKLRIDKWLWFARVVKTRSAAATLCEDGSVRLNGTRIDQAHKAIRIGDVVTVALAGRIKVLKVVSLAERRGPYSEAQHIYEDLSPEPPRFDPPSPVAEREAGSGRPTKAERRDLDRLRREEE; translated from the coding sequence TTGGGCGAGGCCGGCAAGCTGAGGATCGACAAGTGGCTGTGGTTCGCCCGCGTCGTGAAGACGCGCAGCGCCGCCGCCACCCTCTGCGAGGACGGCTCGGTCCGGCTCAACGGCACCCGCATCGACCAGGCCCACAAGGCGATCCGGATCGGCGACGTGGTGACCGTGGCGCTCGCCGGCCGCATCAAGGTGCTGAAGGTCGTCTCCCTCGCCGAGCGGCGTGGGCCCTATTCGGAAGCACAGCACATCTACGAGGATCTGTCGCCCGAGCCGCCGCGCTTCGATCCGCCCTCGCCGGTGGCCGAGCGCGAGGCGGGCAGTGGCCGGCCGACAAAGGCCGAGCGACGCGATCTCGATCGGCTGCGGCGCGAGGAGGAGTGA
- the metW gene encoding methionine biosynthesis protein MetW, producing MTTDLTMAAVPGPIRADYLVVSRLIAPGSKVLDVGCGDGGLLKLLRDEKGVDGRGIELSREGVNRCVAEGLAVIQGDADTDLAFYPDDAFDVVILSQTIQATRAPRVVLEHMLRIGKQAVVSFPNFGHWRLRLQLVTRGRMPTSENLPYHWYDTPNIHFCTIRDFVDLVREVEAVIDHSTALDGWGREVRVNAPWWFWNFFGEQAVFKLRGKR from the coding sequence ATGACGACCGATCTGACCATGGCGGCCGTTCCCGGCCCGATCCGCGCCGACTACCTCGTCGTCTCCCGCCTGATCGCGCCGGGATCGAAGGTGCTGGACGTCGGCTGCGGCGACGGCGGTCTCCTGAAGCTGCTGCGCGACGAGAAGGGCGTCGACGGGCGCGGCATCGAACTGTCGCGCGAGGGCGTCAACCGCTGCGTCGCCGAGGGCCTCGCGGTGATCCAGGGCGACGCCGACACCGACCTCGCCTTCTATCCGGACGATGCCTTCGACGTGGTGATCCTGTCGCAGACCATCCAGGCTACCCGCGCGCCGCGCGTGGTGCTGGAGCACATGCTGCGCATCGGCAAGCAGGCAGTGGTCTCCTTCCCCAATTTCGGGCACTGGCGCCTCAGGCTGCAGCTCGTCACGCGCGGCCGCATGCCGACCTCGGAAAATCTGCCCTACCACTGGTACGACACGCCCAACATCCACTTCTGCACCATCCGCGACTTCGTCGATCTGGTGCGCGAGGTGGAGGCGGTGATCGACCATTCCACCGCCCTCGATGGCTGGGGCCGCGAGGTGCGCGTCAACGCGCCCTGGTGGTTCTGGAATTTCTTCGGCGAACAGGCCGTGTTCAAGCTGCGCGGCAAGCGCTGA
- a CDS encoding SDR family oxidoreductase — protein MDLGLKGRSAIVCGGSRGMGRAAAEMLAAEGVALILFARNPERLDAAAAEIRARFGVPVATVAGDVTLPADRARLVSACPAPDILVTNADGMPPGDFRAWSREDWIAALDAMMLAPIDLMKATVDGMMARGFGRIVNIVSRSVKSPQAEMGLSNGARSGLVGFVAGLSRQTVGRGVTINNVLPGIVATDAQKHHVEKLSAMTGRPYAEIWAERAAQNPAGRYGEAAEIGATIAFLCSAHAGFITGQSLLVDGGQYPGTY, from the coding sequence ATGGACCTGGGACTGAAGGGCAGATCGGCCATCGTCTGCGGCGGCAGCCGCGGCATGGGCCGCGCCGCGGCGGAGATGCTGGCGGCCGAAGGTGTCGCGCTCATCCTCTTCGCGCGCAATCCCGAGCGGCTGGACGCGGCGGCCGCCGAGATCCGCGCCCGCTTCGGCGTTCCGGTCGCGACCGTCGCTGGCGACGTCACCCTTCCCGCCGACCGGGCGCGGCTGGTTTCCGCCTGCCCGGCACCCGATATTCTCGTCACCAATGCCGACGGCATGCCGCCCGGCGACTTCCGGGCGTGGTCGCGGGAGGACTGGATCGCCGCCCTCGACGCCATGATGCTCGCCCCCATCGACCTGATGAAGGCGACGGTGGACGGCATGATGGCGCGCGGCTTCGGCCGCATCGTCAACATCGTCTCGCGCTCGGTGAAGAGCCCGCAGGCCGAGATGGGCCTGTCCAACGGCGCCCGCTCCGGCCTCGTCGGCTTCGTGGCGGGCCTCTCCCGCCAGACCGTCGGGCGCGGCGTCACCATCAACAACGTGCTGCCCGGCATCGTCGCCACCGACGCCCAGAAGCATCATGTCGAGAAGCTCAGCGCCATGACCGGGCGGCCTTACGCCGAGATCTGGGCCGAGCGCGCCGCCCAGAACCCCGCCGGCCGCTATGGCGAAGCGGCGGAGATCGGCGCCACCATCGCCTTCCTCTGCTCGGCCCATGCCGGGTTCATCACCGGGCAGAGCCTGCTGGTCGACGGCGGCCAATATCCCGGGACCTATTGA
- a CDS encoding helicase-related protein: MTLSLPPLPPALRGRGVTAVLGPTNTGKTTLAIERMLAHPSGLIGLPLRLLAREVYGKLVARAGEGAVALVTGEEKIKPPGARYWVATVEAMPLDLDVSFLAIDEVQIAGDLERGHVFTDRILNRRGRDETMLLGAATMRGLIEKLVPGANIVTRPRFSNLSFAGEKKITRLPRRSAIVAFSADEVYAIAELIRRQRGGAAVVLGALSPRTRNAQVELYQAGDVDYLIATDAIGMGLNLDVEHVAFAADRKYDGYQFRRLNPVEFAQIAGRAGRSNRDGTFGTTGRCPPLEDELVHALESHAFDGVKVLQWRNTHLDFGSVDRLRESLDVVPNEAGLTRSPIAEDQRVLELALRDPMVKERAVGRAAVARLWEACMMPDYRKISPASHADLVTTLFGYLTGRSGRIPSDWIAAQVAFADRTDGDIDTLSARISHIRTWTFAANRPDWVDDPVHWQAETRRVEDILSDALHERLTQRFVDRRTSVLMRRLRENTMLEAEITKTGDVTVEGQHVGRLEGFRFAPDPQAGDGEAGKALRAAASKALAGEIDSRAEKLAASGDETFILSNDGTIRWRGEAVAKLVGGDKVLSPRVRILSDEHLTGGPRDQVQARLDLWVHAQIAKLLGPVLALESSEELTGLARGVAFQLAEALGVVERPKVAEDVKQLDQEARAVLRKLGVRFGAYHIYLPATLKPAPRALALQLYMLKHDMLEKKGLAELPALAASGRTSIAVDPEIEKDLYRLVGFRALGARAVRVDILERLADIIRPALAWRPGTPTPEPAGHFPGGGFTATVGMTSLVGCSGEDFASILKGLGYRMEKRPAPPPKSAVESTPAPAEAPAEETMDEAPAEAATDEAGSEAAPIAELADTDAAAPVAEEAVPAPAVTEEPAAAAAADLPPVDVVAPDFEAPAMTDTMAPNAVMDPEAELAVVPAPTAEAGEEAAPSDSAAPAEAAAPAEPALVEVWRPGGRMDGERGGRRDFRRGGERGEGEQRPHQGRPRQGRNPREGQRQNQGPREGQPAGEGPAREGAPEGERREGGRPPRRDFSRFKGPGGQENRNHENRGRDFRGKGGDGDRRDRPQRDERPDQRGPRPQQDRAPRREKEPDPNSPFAKLAALKDALTKKP, from the coding sequence ATGACCCTTTCGCTTCCGCCATTGCCCCCCGCCCTCCGCGGGCGTGGGGTCACCGCAGTGCTTGGCCCCACCAATACGGGCAAGACGACGCTCGCCATCGAGCGGATGCTGGCCCATCCCTCGGGGTTGATCGGCCTGCCGCTGCGCCTTCTGGCGCGCGAGGTCTACGGCAAGCTGGTCGCCAGGGCCGGTGAGGGCGCCGTCGCCCTCGTCACCGGCGAGGAGAAGATCAAGCCTCCGGGCGCGCGCTACTGGGTGGCGACCGTCGAGGCCATGCCCCTCGACCTCGACGTCTCCTTCCTCGCCATCGACGAGGTGCAGATCGCCGGCGACCTCGAGCGCGGCCACGTCTTCACCGACCGCATCCTCAACCGCCGCGGCCGCGACGAGACCATGCTGCTCGGCGCCGCCACCATGCGCGGGCTGATCGAGAAGCTCGTTCCCGGCGCCAACATCGTGACACGGCCGCGCTTCTCCAACCTCTCCTTCGCCGGCGAGAAGAAGATCACGCGGCTGCCGCGCCGCTCGGCCATCGTCGCCTTCTCGGCCGACGAGGTCTACGCCATCGCCGAGCTGATCCGCCGGCAGCGCGGGGGGGCGGCGGTTGTGCTGGGGGCTCTGTCGCCGCGCACCCGCAACGCCCAGGTGGAGCTCTATCAGGCGGGCGACGTCGACTATCTCATCGCCACCGACGCCATCGGCATGGGCCTCAACCTCGACGTCGAGCACGTCGCCTTCGCCGCCGACCGCAAATATGACGGCTACCAGTTCCGCCGGCTGAACCCGGTGGAATTCGCGCAGATCGCCGGCCGCGCCGGCCGCTCCAACCGGGACGGCACCTTCGGCACCACGGGTCGCTGCCCGCCGCTGGAGGACGAGCTCGTCCACGCCCTCGAAAGCCATGCCTTCGACGGGGTGAAGGTGCTGCAATGGCGCAACACCCATCTGGATTTCGGCTCGGTGGACCGGCTGCGGGAGAGCCTCGACGTGGTGCCGAACGAGGCTGGCCTCACCCGCTCGCCCATCGCCGAGGACCAAAGGGTGCTGGAACTGGCGCTGCGCGACCCCATGGTGAAGGAGCGCGCCGTCGGTCGCGCCGCCGTCGCGCGGCTGTGGGAAGCCTGCATGATGCCGGACTACCGCAAGATCTCGCCCGCCAGCCATGCCGACCTCGTCACCACGCTTTTCGGCTATCTCACGGGACGTTCGGGCCGGATTCCCTCCGACTGGATCGCCGCGCAGGTCGCCTTCGCCGACCGTACGGACGGCGACATCGACACGTTGTCGGCCCGCATCTCCCACATCCGCACCTGGACCTTCGCGGCCAACCGGCCGGATTGGGTCGACGACCCCGTCCACTGGCAGGCCGAAACCCGCCGCGTCGAAGACATTTTGTCCGACGCCCTCCATGAACGCTTGACGCAGCGCTTCGTCGACCGCAGGACGAGCGTGCTGATGCGGCGCCTAAGGGAAAACACCATGCTCGAAGCCGAGATCACCAAGACCGGCGACGTCACCGTCGAGGGCCAGCACGTCGGCCGGCTCGAGGGCTTCCGCTTCGCGCCCGATCCCCAGGCCGGCGACGGCGAGGCCGGCAAGGCTCTTCGGGCGGCGGCTTCGAAGGCGCTGGCGGGCGAGATCGACTCCCGCGCCGAGAAGCTCGCCGCCTCGGGCGACGAGACCTTCATCCTCTCCAACGACGGCACGATCCGCTGGCGCGGCGAGGCGGTGGCCAAGCTGGTGGGCGGCGACAAGGTGCTCTCGCCCCGGGTCCGCATCCTCTCCGACGAGCATCTGACCGGCGGCCCGCGCGACCAGGTGCAGGCCCGCCTCGACCTGTGGGTTCATGCCCAGATCGCCAAGCTTCTCGGGCCCGTCCTGGCTCTGGAGAGTTCGGAGGAACTCACCGGCCTCGCCCGCGGCGTCGCCTTCCAGCTCGCTGAGGCCCTCGGCGTCGTCGAGCGCCCGAAGGTCGCCGAGGACGTCAAGCAGCTCGACCAGGAGGCGCGTGCCGTCCTGCGCAAGCTCGGCGTGCGCTTCGGCGCCTATCACATCTACCTGCCGGCGACGCTGAAGCCGGCGCCGCGCGCCCTGGCACTGCAGCTCTACATGCTCAAGCACGACATGCTTGAGAAGAAGGGCCTCGCCGAGCTGCCGGCGCTCGCCGCCTCGGGCCGCACCTCCATCGCCGTCGACCCGGAGATCGAGAAGGATCTTTACCGCCTCGTCGGCTTCCGGGCGCTGGGCGCCCGCGCCGTGCGCGTCGACATTCTCGAGCGCCTCGCCGACATCATCCGCCCGGCGCTCGCCTGGCGTCCCGGCACGCCGACGCCGGAGCCGGCCGGCCATTTCCCCGGCGGCGGCTTCACCGCGACGGTCGGCATGACCTCGCTGGTCGGCTGCTCGGGCGAGGATTTCGCCTCCATCCTGAAGGGCCTCGGCTACCGAATGGAGAAGCGTCCCGCGCCGCCGCCGAAGTCCGCGGTGGAGAGCACCCCGGCCCCGGCCGAGGCTCCAGCCGAAGAGACGATGGACGAGGCTCCCGCCGAGGCAGCGACGGACGAGGCCGGCTCCGAGGCGGCCCCGATCGCCGAACTCGCCGATACCGACGCCGCAGCACCGGTGGCCGAGGAGGCGGTGCCCGCCCCCGCCGTCACGGAGGAGCCGGCAGCGGCGGCCGCCGCCGACCTGCCGCCCGTCGACGTGGTGGCGCCCGATTTCGAGGCGCCGGCCATGACCGACACCATGGCGCCCAACGCCGTGATGGATCCGGAGGCGGAACTCGCCGTCGTGCCGGCGCCCACCGCCGAAGCTGGCGAGGAGGCCGCGCCGAGTGATTCGGCCGCACCGGCAGAGGCCGCTGCTCCCGCGGAGCCCGCCCTCGTCGAGGTCTGGCGGCCCGGTGGCCGCATGGATGGCGAGCGGGGCGGACGCCGCGATTTCCGCCGCGGCGGCGAGCGCGGCGAGGGCGAGCAGCGCCCCCACCAGGGCCGCCCGCGTCAGGGCCGCAATCCCCGCGAGGGCCAGCGCCAGAACCAAGGTCCGCGCGAGGGACAGCCCGCCGGCGAGGGTCCGGCGCGTGAGGGCGCGCCCGAGGGCGAGCGCCGCGAGGGCGGCCGGCCGCCGCGCCGCGACTTCTCGCGGTTCAAGGGCCCCGGTGGCCAGGAGAATCGCAATCACGAGAACCGCGGCCGCGACTTCCGCGGCAAGGGTGGCGACGGCGACCGCCGAGACCGTCCGCAGCGCGACGAGCGGCCCGACCAGCGCGGCCCGCGCCCGCAGCAGGACCGCGCCCCGCGCCGCGAGAAGGAGCCCGACCCGAATTCTCCCTTCGCCAAGCTCGCAGCGCTCAAGGATGCGCTGACGAAGAAGCCCTGA
- a CDS encoding DUF1304 domain-containing protein, with the protein MTLLAKALVALVALLHAGFLVIEMFFWNTPFGRRAFNLTPDFAAQSAVLAANQGLYNGFLAAGLVWSLVAPKHLAVPLQIFFLGCVVVAGVFGAATAKASILFIQALPAALALAAVWWTRERA; encoded by the coding sequence ATGACGCTGCTCGCCAAGGCCCTCGTCGCGCTGGTGGCCCTGCTCCATGCCGGCTTTCTCGTCATCGAGATGTTCTTCTGGAACACGCCGTTCGGGCGGCGCGCGTTCAACCTGACGCCGGACTTCGCCGCCCAGTCGGCGGTGCTCGCCGCCAACCAGGGCCTCTACAACGGCTTCCTCGCCGCCGGTCTCGTCTGGAGCCTCGTCGCACCGAAGCACCTGGCGGTGCCGCTGCAGATCTTCTTCCTCGGCTGCGTCGTCGTCGCCGGCGTGTTCGGCGCCGCCACGGCCAAGGCGTCGATCCTGTTCATCCAGGCGCTGCCGGCGGCGCTGGCCCTCGCGGCCGTCTGGTGGACCCGCGAGCGGGCCTGA
- the metX gene encoding homoserine O-acetyltransferase MetX yields the protein MARPRRISDELARQQADQPAGEVARFGVDEPLLLDAGIALAPFQIAYRTYGTLNAARSNAILVCHALTGDQHVASDNPVTGKPGWWEIMIGPGKPIDTDRYFVISSNVLGGCMGTTGPASTDPATGKPYGLSLPLITIPDMVRAQAMLVKRLGIDTLFSVVGGSMGGMQVLQWATQYRDRVFSAMPIATAARHSAQNIAFHEVGRQAIMADPEWRGGRYLAEGARPSAGLAVARMAAHITYLSDAALHRKFGRRFQDRDAPTFSFDADFQVESYLRYQGEAFVERFDANSYLYVTRAMDYFDIAADHGGSLAKAFAGTTTRFCVVSFTSDWLFPTADSRQVVHALNAAGASVSFAEITSDKGHDAFLLDEPELFAITRGFLDSAARARGIA from the coding sequence ATGGCTCGCCCCCGGCGCATCTCCGACGAACTCGCCCGCCAGCAGGCCGACCAGCCCGCCGGCGAGGTCGCCCGTTTCGGCGTCGACGAACCGCTGCTGCTCGACGCCGGCATCGCGCTGGCGCCCTTCCAGATCGCCTACCGCACCTACGGCACGCTGAACGCCGCCCGGTCCAACGCGATCCTCGTCTGCCATGCCCTGACCGGCGACCAGCATGTGGCGAGCGACAATCCGGTCACCGGCAAGCCCGGCTGGTGGGAGATCATGATCGGGCCGGGCAAGCCGATCGACACCGACCGCTATTTCGTCATTTCCTCCAACGTGCTCGGCGGCTGCATGGGCACGACGGGGCCGGCCTCCACCGATCCCGCCACGGGCAAGCCCTATGGCCTGTCGCTGCCCCTCATCACCATTCCCGACATGGTCAGGGCCCAGGCCATGCTGGTGAAGCGGCTCGGCATCGACACGCTGTTCTCCGTCGTCGGCGGCTCCATGGGCGGCATGCAGGTGCTGCAATGGGCGACGCAGTACCGCGACCGCGTGTTCTCGGCCATGCCCATCGCCACGGCGGCACGCCACTCGGCGCAGAACATCGCCTTCCACGAGGTGGGTCGGCAGGCGATCATGGCCGATCCGGAATGGCGCGGCGGACGCTACCTCGCCGAGGGCGCGCGTCCCTCGGCCGGCCTCGCCGTCGCCCGCATGGCGGCGCACATCACCTATCTCTCCGACGCCGCCCTGCACCGCAAGTTCGGCCGCCGCTTCCAGGACCGCGACGCGCCGACCTTCTCCTTCGACGCCGATTTCCAGGTGGAAAGCTATCTGCGCTACCAGGGCGAGGCCTTCGTCGAGCGCTTCGACGCCAATTCCTATCTCTACGTGACGCGGGCGATGGACTATTTCGACATCGCCGCCGACCACGGAGGATCGCTGGCGAAAGCCTTCGCCGGCACGACGACGCGGTTCTGCGTCGTCTCCTTCACCTCCGACTGGCTGTTCCCCACGGCGGATTCACGCCAGGTGGTCCACGCGCTCAACGCGGCGGGCGCCTCCGTCTCCTTCGCCGAGATCACCTCGGACAAGGGCCACGACGCCTTCCTTTTGGACGAGCCGGAGCTCTTCGCCATCACGCGCGGCTTCCTCGATTCGGCGGCGCGCGCCCGGGGCATCGCATGA